The following coding sequences are from one Carassius gibelio isolate Cgi1373 ecotype wild population from Czech Republic chromosome B7, carGib1.2-hapl.c, whole genome shotgun sequence window:
- the crybgx gene encoding crystallin beta gamma X yields MNIFTKVPGLAKQASKLGSVLQRAFYGSSGRVTLFEQRNFAGRRLDLTSDCQKLSEKNFPDRCNSVQVESGAWVAYEHENFRGRQYLWDMFDRGEYNCTDKWCAQGDHISSVRAVKQDNNPPRAQLFERAAFSGKKTELHDDIPNLMSRYSLNRVSSVRVMGGTWVAYQEPNYRGAHYILEKKDYNNFSDWGAQNSTIGSIRRVRFS; encoded by the exons ATGAACATCTTTACTAAGGTCCCCGGACTAGCCAAACAAGCCAG CAAGCTGGGGTCTGTGCTCCAACGTGCCTTCTACGGGTCCAGTGGGAGG GTGACCCTTTTCGAGCAGAGGAACTTTGCAGGTCGGCGACTGGACCTGACCTCTGACTGTCAGAAATTGAGCGAAAAAAACTTTCCCGACAGATGCAACTCTGTCCAGGTGGAGAGTGGAGC ATGGGTGGCATATGAACATGAGAACTTCCGTGGACGTCAGTACCTGTGGGACATGTTTGACAGGGGGGAGTACAACTGCACTGATAAGTGGTGTGCTCAGGGTGACCACATCTCCTCTGTTCGTGCTGTGAAACAA GACAACAACCCTCCCCGTGCACAGCTGTTTGAGAGGGCAGCTTTTTCGGGCAAGAAGACAGAGCTCCATGATGACATCCCCAACCTAATGAGTCGTTACAGCCTTAACAGAGTGTCCTCCGTAAGAGTAATGGGCGGAAC CTGGGTGGCGTACCAGGAGCCTAACTACAGGGGAGCACATTACATCCTGGAGAAGAAGGACTACAACAACTTTTCTGACTGGGGTGCTCAAAACAGCACCATTGGCTCAATCCGCCGTGTCCGCTTCAGCTAA